CAGGCAATGCACCCCTTCCTGATGCACCTCATGGCGCAGGGTGACAAAGGCCAAGGGACCGCTGCGGCCCTGTTTGGCCTGCGCGTTTTCGCAGATGCTGCTGCGGGTCGCAGGTATCCCGGCCCTGAGTGGCGCATGAAATGCCAGCCGTCCCGCCGCCCACATCCGGCGCGGCAGCCCCATATCAGGGATCAACCCGCCAACCATCGGATGCCCATCGCGCCCCAGTGCTGCGGCCGGTTGCGGCTCCCAGAAATAGAGTTGATGAAAAAACGGCGGCAGCGCGCTGCCAGTCGTAAAATCCGCAGGCTGCCCCAAAGCAACGTGCATCGCATTGGCGCGGGCCGGGTCCATCCCGTCGCTTTGACTTGTCTCTGGCTGTTGTTCACTATCCATGCGGATTGAGTAGAGGAAACCATCACAATGCTGCAAGCCCAACCCGCTGTTTGCGCCCTGGATCATCTGGTGCTGACCGTTTCGGATATCGCCCAGACAATCGCGTTTTACGAGGCCGCGCTGGGTATGGTGGCACAAGAGTTTAGCGTCGCGGACGGCAGTCGCCGCTGGGCGCTTGCCTTTGGCAGCTCCAAAATCAACCTGCACCCGCTGGGCGGCGAATTTGATCCCAAGGCCGCCCGCCCTACCGCAGGCAGTGCCGATCTGTGTTTTCGCACACAAACATCTTTGCAGGATTGGCTCCGGCACCTGAATGCCCTTGGCGTAGAGGTCGAAGACGGGCCAGTGCCGCGCACTGGGGCGATCACCCTGCTAACCTCCATCTATATCCGCGATCCCGACCGGAACCTGATCGAGATCGCAGTCGAACGGGAAAGCGACCCGTCCTAGATCATGCCCCGCAGCGAGGCCATAAGCTGCGTCAGATCTTTGACATAGACCTCACCCTTCAATTCACCGGTGCTTTCAAACCCGTCAAAGCTGGCGGCCAGATGCAGCTCCGGCCCTTGCAGGATACGCGGGCGAAACGGCACCATAAAGCCGCGCAACACCATCTGCGCCCGTTCCCCGCCGGCACGGCCGGCAGCGGCAGACATCACTGCAACAGGTTTGTCGTTCCACGGATTACCCTCTGCGCGGCTGATCCAGTCCAGCGCGTTCTTAAGCACACCTGACGGGCCTTTGTTATATTCCGGTGTCGAGATGATCACCGCATCCGCCGCTGCGATCTGTGCAGCAGCATCCTGCACCGCCTGAGGGATACCATTTGCTGCCTCTTCATCCCCATCATAAAGCGGAAAACGAATGTCGAGCAGATCAAACTCACTCGCGCCAAACAGTCCCGCAGCCGCGTGCAACAATTTGGTGTTGGTCGCCTCGGCCCGCAGGGAACCAGAGATGCCAAGAAGTTTTGGGGTGGTCATGGGAACGCTCCTATCGAAAACTAATATAGGCTATATCTGCGCTACCTCTGCGAAAATGCAAGAAGCCCCCGCGATATGCAGGGGCTTTGTGCGTTTTTGCGAAGGTCGAGTGATCAGGACGGGTTAGGCAGGATCACGATTTCTACGCGCCGGTTCTGTGCCTTGCCTGCGGGCGACAGGTTGCTGGCAACGGGCTGGCTTTCGCCACGCCCAAAGACGCTCAGACGCTGCGATGGGACACCGCTGTTGATCAGCACATTCGCCACAGAACGCGCGCGCCCTTCGGACAATGTCTGGTTATAGGCCGCATCGCCGTCACTGTCGGTATGGCCGATGATCTGAAGCGTGGAATTCGCATAGACCTGAACGTTTTGTGCCAAGGCCCGCAGATCACCCTGCAGTGTCGGCGTCAGAACCGTGCTGTCTGTTGCAAACAACAGATTGTTCGGCAGTGTTACGATCAACCGGTCACCGGTATTGTTGATCGCCACGTTCGACCCCATCTGCTGGCGCAGCTCGGCCTCTTGCTTGTCGAGGTTATACCCGATGCCCGCACCAAGCGCGCCACCGACAACCGCACCAACCAGCGCGCCATCACCGCGGTTGTCATCTTTGGCCAAAGCGCCGATCAGGGCACCGGAGGCCGCACCGATCAAAGCACCATTCTTGGTCTTTTGGTTCGGATCACCCGGCTGTGCCAGAATACCGGCGGGCTGTGTACATGCGCCCAATGCAAGGGAACCGGCCACCATTGCGACCAAGGGAAGTTTCGAAGAATTCATAGCTACTGCCTTTGTGTTCAGGCCCCGTTCGGGCAGGGCACATTGTTCAATGAGCTATATATGGGGCGGTCGGCGGATAAAATCACGGGGAAATATAAATCGGCAGTATCTTGCCGAAGCTCAACCCCCGGTTCAAATCTAGACCTCTGCCCGTGCCGCCTCAAATGCCAGCATGGCGCGCTTCACCGGCAGACCCCAATGATACCCGCCCAAAGCCCCGGATTTGCGCAGGGCACGGTGACAGGGGATCAGCCATGACACAGGGTTGCGCCCCACGGCAGTGCCCACAGCTCGCACCGCTTTTGGATTGCCGATAGAGGTGGCGATGTCGGAATAGGTGGTCACATGCCCTGATGGCACGCGCAGCAATGCCTCCCAGACCTTGATCTGGAAGGGTGCCCCGATAAGATAGATCGGTGCCTTGTCGGGGGCCGCATCCGAGGCCCCAAAAGCGGTGCGTACCCAGGGGCGCAGCATTTCGGCATCTTCGACAAACTCTGCCTTGGGCCAACGGGTTACCAGATCCTGCATCGCGGCCTCCTCCCCCATTTCCGCCGCAAGGGCGAGACCACAAATGCCTTTGTCCGTCCCCATGACCAAGGCGCGTCCAAAAGGGCTGTCGAACCACCCCCAGTGGATTGTCAGCCCCGCACCTGCGCGGGCGAACTCACCCGGGCTCATTGCCTCCCAGCGCAGGAACATGTCATGCAGGCGGCCAGTACCGGACAGGCCGACCTCATGCGCGGCTTGCAGGGTCGTTGCACGGTCGCGCAGCATGTCCTTGGCCTGCCCCAGCATCAGATATTGCTGATAGCGTTTTGGCGACACGCCGACCCAGCGCGAAAACAACCGCTGGAAATGTGCCGGCGACATGTCCATCGCCTCGGAAATCTGTTCAAGCGTCAGGGTTTCTTCGGCCCCATCTAGCAAATCAATTGCGCGGCGCATGACCTGATAGTGATAACCGTCATCAAGAGCGGGGATATGTGTTGTCTGGTTCATACCGTCAATTTAGGCAGCAATTGCGCCCCATGCGACCCGAAACATGCGCAACGGCTTGCCCCCCTTGCCGCTTTCGCCCATACCAGCGCCCATGGCAAAACAGCTCGACTATCATACCATCCGCGCGATTTTCACCCGCTTTCAAGAGGCCGACCCCGAGCCGAAGGGCGAATTGGATCACGTGAACGTCTACACTTTGGTCGTCGCCGTCGCCCTTTCAGCACAGGCCACCGATGCCGGTGTGAACAAAGCAACGAAAGAGCTGTTCAAGGTGGCCGACACCCCACAGAAAATGCTGGATCTGGGGTTGGAGGCGCTGACCGATCATATCAAAACCATCGGGTTGTTCCGCCAGAAGGCGAAGAATGTGATGAAGTTAAGCCAGATTCTGGTCGATGAATATAACGGCGAAGTGCCAAATTCACGCGCTGCCCTGCAATCCCTTCCCGGTGTCGGGCGCAAGACTGCCAATGTGGTGTTGAACATGTGGTGGCAACAGCCCGCCCAGGCCGTCGACACCCATATTTTCCGCGTTGGCAACCGCACCGGCATTGCCCCCGGCAAAACCGTGGATGCGGTGGAACGCGCGGTGGAAGACAATATTCCCGCTGATTTCCAGCTGCATGCGCATCACTGGCTGATCCTGCACGGGCGCTATCACTGTAAGGCGCGCAAACCGATGTGCCCGACATGTATCATCAAGGACCTCTGCCCCTTCGAGGACAAGACCGTCCACTAATTCCCAAAGGAAGACGACATGAAAACCTATGACCTTGTTGGCATCGGCAACGCCGTTGTGGATGTGATCTCCCAGACGGATGACCAGTTTCTGGCGCATATGGGCATCGAAAAAGGCATCATGCAGTTGATCGAACAGGAACGCGCAGAGATGCTCTATGGGGCGATGACCGACCGGGTACAGACCCCAGGCGGGTCGGTTGCCAATACCATCGCCGGTGCCGGTGCATTGGGGCTGCAAACCGCCTTTATCGGACGTGTGCGTGACGATTCTCTCGGCCAGTTTTACGCAAGCGCGATGGCGGATCACGGCATTGATTTTGTGAATCCGCCGGTTGCCGATGCCAATCGCCCGACCTCGCGCAGCATGATCTTTGTCACGCCGGATGGTGAACGCTCTATGAACACCTATCTGGGGGTTTCGACCGGCCTTTCCTCTCAGGATGTTTCGAGTGATGTCGCAGGCAACGCCAAGATGATGTTCCTTGAGGGCTATCTGTTTGACGAGGACGCGGGCAAGACCGCCTTTCGCGAAGCGGCCCGCGCCACCAATGCGGGCGGCGGCATCGCAGGCATCGCGATCTCTGATCCCTTCTGCGTTGAACGACATCGCGCTGATTTCCTGTCATTGATCAAGAATGATTTAGGTTATGTCATCGGCAATGAAGCCGAGCTGAAATCCCTGTTCGAAACGGACGACATCGAGGTCGCCCTGTCCAAAACTGCTGAAATCTGTGCCAATGTGGTCTGCACCCGCTCTGCGGATGGGGTGACCCTGATCAAGGACGGCACCCGTGTCGATGTTGGTGTCACCGCAGTCACCCCTGTTGATGCCACTGGTGCAGGAGATCAGTTTGCGGCCGGTTTCCTTTATGGGCTGGCCAAGGGGCAGGATCTGGAAACCTGTGGTCGCATGGGCAACCTGTGTGCCGGTGAAGTCATCAGCCACATCGGCCCGCGTCCGCAAAAGGACATGCTGGCCACCTTCAATGCAGAAGGTTTGATCTGAGCCCATGTTGAGCAGCGGTTTACATGATGTGCCAAACGGCATGGTTGCCATGGTGGTCACTCGTCTTCAGATGACAGCGCAGCCGCCCCTGCGTGATCTTGCCGTGCCAGAAGGGATCACCTTTCGGCAGGTCACGCCCGATCTGGCATGGTATCGCGACCTGTTTAACCGCGTTGGTGCCCCGTGGATGTGGTACGGTCGCCGGGCGCTGAATGACGACGCGTTGATGGTGATATTGAACGATCCGAAGGTCGCGCTTTATACCCTGTCGCGTGATGGAGAGGACGAAGCCCTGCTTGAGCTGGATTTCCGCAAGGAAGGTGCCTGTGAACTGGGGTATTTCGGGCTAACGCCTAAATTAATTGGCAGCGGTGCCGGTCGTTTCCTGATGAACGAGGCAATCCGTCTGGCTTGGGCCGAACCGATTACGCGGTTTCATCTGCAAACCTGCACGCTCGACAGCCCACAGGCGTTGAATTTCTATATCCGTAGCGGGTTCACCCCCTATCGCCGTCAGATCGAGCTGGACGATGATCCGCGCCTGACCGGCCTGCTGCCCGAAGATGCCGCACCGCATGTGCCGCTGATCCGCTAGTCGCTGGTGCAGGTCTGGCTGGTCATGCACTGGGTGACCTGTGCCAGCATCTCTGGTGTTGGCGCACCAAAGGCCGACCCGCCGCAGGGCGTGATGCGCAGGGCATAGCCCTCCACATCTTTGCGCACAAAGGCAATCACATCCTCATCTGCCTGGACATGGCCGCACCATTGGCTGAGGCAGGTCACTTCCAGTGTCACCTCCCGCTCGAACGGCACGACAAATCCTGATTTGTTCAGGGATTTGCCCCGCAATGAGGCGGGAACGCGGGTCATTCGGGGCGGGCGTGTTTCACCTGTCATCCCCTTGGGCAGTTCCGACATATCCAGCTTTAGCCGACCATGGATGACAACATAGTTCTCCTCTGCAGCGGCGAATTGGGCATAGCTGCGCTCGACCGATGGGGCGAGGCAGGACAGGGCCAGCGCCGGCATGGGGGCGCAAAGAGCAAGGAAAAAGGCCAGAACACGCATCACAAATGCTCCTTGAATTCGTTCAGAACCACCTCGTACACTCCCCGTTTGAAGGGTACGATACTGTCCAGCAACTCGGCCACAGGCAGCCATTTCCACGCGGAAAACTCCTGATGTTCGGTCACGATATTGACCTGTGAATCGCTCCCGTGAAACCGCATCAAAAACCATTTCTGTTCCTGCCCGCGATATTTGCCCTTCCACAATTTGGGCACCAGATCATGCGGCAGATCATAAGGCACCCAACCCGCCGTCTCGGCCAGCACGGTGACCAGATCCCCTGAAACGCCGGTTTCCTCTTCCAATTCGCGCAGCGCTGCCTCCCCCGCAGCTTCGCCTTTCTCCACCCCGCCTTGTGGCATTTGCCAGGCATCGGTGTGCCGGTCCATGCGCTGGCCGACAAACACCAATCCCTCGGCGTTCATCAACATCACACCGGCACAGGGGCGATAGGGCAGCTTGGCGATTTCTTCGGGTGTCATGGGTCTGTGTCCTTGGGTCGGTAGGATGGAATTCAATTGCCCCCCTTGTCTCAGGTTCGTGCCTGTTATCCAATAGCAGGCGTATGACGCCGCGTTGTGCGTGACTTGGCCGCGCGATTGCGATGTTGTCACCGCCAAACTGATACAGCCAGAAAGGCCCGGCCTCATGTCCAGCTATCCACATATGCTTGCCCCTCTCGACCTTGGATTCACCACGCTGAAAAACCGTGTTCTGATGGGGTCGATGCACACGGGGCTGGAGGAAACCAAAGACTGGAACCGGGTTGCAGAATTCTACGCCACCCGCGCACGGGGCGACGTGGGGTTGATGGTCACCGGCGGCATCGGGCCAAACCCCGAAGGATCAGTTGCCCATGGTGCCGCGATGATGGTGTCGGACGAGGATGTCAAAAACCACAGCGTCATCACCAAACGCGTGCATGAGGCAGGCGGCAAGATCGCAATGCAGATCCTGCATGCGGGGCGCTATGCCTTTACCCCTGACTGCGTGGCCCCATCTGCCGTGAAATCCCCCATTTCCATGTTCGCACCCAAAGAACTGGACGAGGCCGGCATCGAAAAACAGATCGCCGATATCGCCGCCTGCGCGGGTCGCGCCAAAGAGGCCGGGTATGACGGGGTCGAGGTGATGGGGTCCGAAGGGTATTTCCTGAACCAGTTCCTTGTGACCCATACCAATAAACGTACCGACCAATGGGGCGGCTCTTACGAAAACCGGATGCGCCTGCCGATTGAGGTGGTGAAACGCGTGCGTGAAACCGTGGGGAAGGATTTCATCATCATCTACCGCCTGTCGATGATTGATCTGGTGCCGAACGGGTCAACCTATGATGAGGTGGCGCAGCTGGCAATCGAGATTGAAAAGGCCGGTGCAACGATCATCAACACCGGCATCGGCTGGCACGAGGCACGCATTCCCACCATCGCCACATCAGTGCCGCGCGCGGCCTTTGCTTGGGTCACAAAGAAACTGATGGGCAAAATCGGCATCCCGCTGATCGCGTCAAACCGGATCAACACCCCCGAAGTTGCCGAGGAGGTTTTGGCCGACGGTTGTGCCGATATGGTATCCATGGCGCGGCCCATGTTGGCCGACCCTGATTTTGTACGCAAAGCCATGGATGGCAAAGCCAAGCAAATCGCCCCCTGCATCGCCTGTAACCAGGCCTGTCTGGATCACACTTTCGGCGGCAAGATCTCAAGCTGCCTTGTCAATCCACGCGCCTGTTATGAAACCGAACTGCTGGTCGAACCTGCTGCGACGCCCAAGAATATCGCGGTTGTTGGTGCAGGGCCTGCGGGGCTTTCCTCGGCACTGACGGCGGTGGAACGCGGGCATAAGGTAACCGTCTTTGACCGCGCATCAGAGATCGGTGGACAGCTCAATCTGGCCAAACAGGTTGCCGGCAAGGAAGAGTTCTGGGGCTTTGTCGACTGGTATCGCGCCATGGTGGACGAACTGGGCGTGAGCGTAAAACTGAACACCGAAGTCAGCGCAAATGATCTGGACGGCTTTGACGAGGTGATTATCGCCACCGGTGTCATCCCGCGTGACCCGCAAATTCCGGGTCAGAACAACGGCAATGTCGTTAGCTATATCGACGTGCTGAACGGGACGGCAAAGGTCGGCCAGAAGGTTGCCGTGATCGGCGCTGGTGGCATCGGGTTCGATGTCTCGGAACATCTGGTGCATGACGGCGAAAGCACCACATTGAACCTGCCCGAATGGATGCGCGAATGGGGCGTTACCGACCCTGCCGAACACCGCGCAGGTCTGGCACCGGAAGGACCGCAACCCGATAAGGCCGCACGTGACGTGACCATGTTGCAGCGAAAAACCACCAAGGTCGGCAAGGGGCTGGGCAAGACAACCGGCTGGATTCACCGCGCATCGCTGACCATGAAAGAGGTCCAGATGGTAGCCGGTGTGAACTATGAAAAGATTGATGCGGAGGGGCTGCATATCTCATTTGGTGAGGCCCGCGAAAACCCGACATTGATTGAGGCTGATACAATCGTGTTATGCGCCGGTCAGTTGTCAGAGCGCTCGCTTGCAGATGCACTGGAGGCCAAGGGCAAGACCTGTCACGTGATCGGTGGCGCGGATGTCGCAGCAGAGCTGGACGCAAAACGCGCGATTGATCAGGGCACCCGACTGGCAGCCACCCTTTAAGCCAACATCGCCTGCGCCTCAAAACGGCGCAGGCAAAGCCGGGCCGCCTGGGCTGCGGGGGTTACGTTCGGCATGTCTTCGAAAAGTGCCGCATGCTCCTGACGCACGGCATCTGGCAAATGCAAGCTGTCGCCACTCAGAAAGCTCTCGCTTGGGCAGCCGTTGGAAAAGACGATTTCATGTTGTTCCATCACCAGATGGCAATAGCGGATCGTCCCGCCGGTCTGTCGATATCCGATGCCCATTTCAGCCAGATAGGTCGCCGGCACCAACACCTCGGCCTCTCCAAACAACATTTCCGCACGAAAATCTTGCAACAGCATGCGGTGCTGTGGCGAAACAATGATCTTTTCTGAATTTCCCAAAACACCCTGCGGAAACACAATGGGTGCCATTGAACCTAATGCCGCAACCCGCTGGGTCAGCACGCCCAACAGGGGCTGAAAACCGTGATCAAGGGTTTGTACAAGATCGCCTGCCATCAGCTGGCCCGCTGGCGTGGAACCATCCGGCGTATCAATAGGCGTGCTGTCGGCAAAA
This DNA window, taken from Sulfitobacter pacificus, encodes the following:
- a CDS encoding bifunctional helix-turn-helix domain-containing protein/methylated-DNA--[protein]-cysteine S-methyltransferase: MNQTTHIPALDDGYHYQVMRRAIDLLDGAEETLTLEQISEAMDMSPAHFQRLFSRWVGVSPKRYQQYLMLGQAKDMLRDRATTLQAAHEVGLSGTGRLHDMFLRWEAMSPGEFARAGAGLTIHWGWFDSPFGRALVMGTDKGICGLALAAEMGEEAAMQDLVTRWPKAEFVEDAEMLRPWVRTAFGASDAAPDKAPIYLIGAPFQIKVWEALLRVPSGHVTTYSDIATSIGNPKAVRAVGTAVGRNPVSWLIPCHRALRKSGALGGYHWGLPVKRAMLAFEAARAEV
- a CDS encoding RNA pyrophosphohydrolase, with the translated sequence MTPEEIAKLPYRPCAGVMLMNAEGLVFVGQRMDRHTDAWQMPQGGVEKGEAAGEAALRELEEETGVSGDLVTVLAETAGWVPYDLPHDLVPKLWKGKYRGQEQKWFLMRFHGSDSQVNIVTEHQEFSAWKWLPVAELLDSIVPFKRGVYEVVLNEFKEHL
- a CDS encoding GNAT family N-acetyltransferase, coding for MLSSGLHDVPNGMVAMVVTRLQMTAQPPLRDLAVPEGITFRQVTPDLAWYRDLFNRVGAPWMWYGRRALNDDALMVILNDPKVALYTLSRDGEDEALLELDFRKEGACELGYFGLTPKLIGSGAGRFLMNEAIRLAWAEPITRFHLQTCTLDSPQALNFYIRSGFTPYRRQIELDDDPRLTGLLPEDAAPHVPLIR
- a CDS encoding NADPH-dependent FMN reductase, yielding MTTPKLLGISGSLRAEATNTKLLHAAAGLFGASEFDLLDIRFPLYDGDEEAANGIPQAVQDAAAQIAAADAVIISTPEYNKGPSGVLKNALDWISRAEGNPWNDKPVAVMSAAAGRAGGERAQMVLRGFMVPFRPRILQGPELHLAASFDGFESTGELKGEVYVKDLTQLMASLRGMI
- a CDS encoding OmpA family protein; the encoded protein is MNSSKLPLVAMVAGSLALGACTQPAGILAQPGDPNQKTKNGALIGAASGALIGALAKDDNRGDGALVGAVVGGALGAGIGYNLDKQEAELRQQMGSNVAINNTGDRLIVTLPNNLLFATDSTVLTPTLQGDLRALAQNVQVYANSTLQIIGHTDSDGDAAYNQTLSEGRARSVANVLINSGVPSQRLSVFGRGESQPVASNLSPAGKAQNRRVEIVILPNPS
- a CDS encoding Hint domain-containing protein; protein product: MAFLYIYSPSDFITAPPDESGAQAAGTPTFTLQLAPGATPTLVEINDDDAVFDEVDATQSLANNVTIDGTSYAAGTTINTAYDLINSSTGHKVSSYHFGGDGYQQGAVDGIASTVPFVEGQTYTFDVERTSHQQNNQYTDYYACFADSTPIDTPDGSTPAGQLMAGDLVQTLDHGFQPLLGVLTQRVAALGSMAPIVFPQGVLGNSEKIIVSPQHRMLLQDFRAEMLFGEAEVLVPATYLAEMGIGYRQTGGTIRYCHLVMEQHEIVFSNGCPSESFLSGDSLHLPDAVRQEHAALFEDMPNVTPAAQAARLCLRRFEAQAMLA
- a CDS encoding NADPH-dependent 2,4-dienoyl-CoA reductase — translated: MSSYPHMLAPLDLGFTTLKNRVLMGSMHTGLEETKDWNRVAEFYATRARGDVGLMVTGGIGPNPEGSVAHGAAMMVSDEDVKNHSVITKRVHEAGGKIAMQILHAGRYAFTPDCVAPSAVKSPISMFAPKELDEAGIEKQIADIAACAGRAKEAGYDGVEVMGSEGYFLNQFLVTHTNKRTDQWGGSYENRMRLPIEVVKRVRETVGKDFIIIYRLSMIDLVPNGSTYDEVAQLAIEIEKAGATIINTGIGWHEARIPTIATSVPRAAFAWVTKKLMGKIGIPLIASNRINTPEVAEEVLADGCADMVSMARPMLADPDFVRKAMDGKAKQIAPCIACNQACLDHTFGGKISSCLVNPRACYETELLVEPAATPKNIAVVGAGPAGLSSALTAVERGHKVTVFDRASEIGGQLNLAKQVAGKEEFWGFVDWYRAMVDELGVSVKLNTEVSANDLDGFDEVIIATGVIPRDPQIPGQNNGNVVSYIDVLNGTAKVGQKVAVIGAGGIGFDVSEHLVHDGESTTLNLPEWMREWGVTDPAEHRAGLAPEGPQPDKAARDVTMLQRKTTKVGKGLGKTTGWIHRASLTMKEVQMVAGVNYEKIDAEGLHISFGEARENPTLIEADTIVLCAGQLSERSLADALEAKGKTCHVIGGADVAAELDAKRAIDQGTRLAATL
- the nth gene encoding endonuclease III, with the translated sequence MAKQLDYHTIRAIFTRFQEADPEPKGELDHVNVYTLVVAVALSAQATDAGVNKATKELFKVADTPQKMLDLGLEALTDHIKTIGLFRQKAKNVMKLSQILVDEYNGEVPNSRAALQSLPGVGRKTANVVLNMWWQQPAQAVDTHIFRVGNRTGIAPGKTVDAVERAVEDNIPADFQLHAHHWLILHGRYHCKARKPMCPTCIIKDLCPFEDKTVH
- a CDS encoding adenosine kinase, giving the protein MKTYDLVGIGNAVVDVISQTDDQFLAHMGIEKGIMQLIEQERAEMLYGAMTDRVQTPGGSVANTIAGAGALGLQTAFIGRVRDDSLGQFYASAMADHGIDFVNPPVADANRPTSRSMIFVTPDGERSMNTYLGVSTGLSSQDVSSDVAGNAKMMFLEGYLFDEDAGKTAFREAARATNAGGGIAGIAISDPFCVERHRADFLSLIKNDLGYVIGNEAELKSLFETDDIEVALSKTAEICANVVCTRSADGVTLIKDGTRVDVGVTAVTPVDATGAGDQFAAGFLYGLAKGQDLETCGRMGNLCAGEVISHIGPRPQKDMLATFNAEGLI
- a CDS encoding VOC family protein; this translates as MLQAQPAVCALDHLVLTVSDIAQTIAFYEAALGMVAQEFSVADGSRRWALAFGSSKINLHPLGGEFDPKAARPTAGSADLCFRTQTSLQDWLRHLNALGVEVEDGPVPRTGAITLLTSIYIRDPDRNLIEIAVERESDPS